From Mycolicibacterium gilvum, the proteins below share one genomic window:
- the eccCa gene encoding type VII secretion protein EccCa has protein sequence MTTQQFRRPGPIARPPATAGGKIAIDPPIPAPIPPPRSVWGIVLPIVLIVGVIGFIVAMYMSGMRSFASGFGIFGIMMLIGMAGMLFRGRGAAQKMSWGELRQYRANYFARQDDVRDEIEVQRRAQFDHREHFHWDPAKLVAAVGTERMWERSPSSDEFGEVRVGVGKVKLAMTIEKPKIPEASQIEPATGHALRKFLLEQEYIDDMAKVIWLQRFAGVSFIGDMDEARALLRAMVCQLAAFHSPADLQILVVSDAPSVWDWTKWLPHMQHHSKRDGCGERRLLFSSPAQLEEFFDEAELPRSEWTPPASGLHGAGNTVLPFRVIIDDNCGTPEDWAGLTGSAGYAGTCFVRLAPSVPPPSPHDAFGTKSWIGFSPETTYRLVGGALRKRLPAEDLTPFSGVQHPSSDELDDAFYAKADQLSITAAERFARAMARFRASGGVTTVTDSGHQQRTLLDAVGVRDPRNLDVDRLWSPRRSQGPEWMRFPVGLDESGQVVDLDLKEGSQQGMGMHSLFIGTTGAGKSEGIITEVASMALTHSPEVANVVFFDFKLKSAAGVLEQFPHVVASVSNLGDERHLVGRMYEALEGELDRRGALCNAAGPDVVDLTVYNQRRLTDPSLPPVPVLWVIADEYQELLSDRDWGDKFRSLFWRIMRQGRAYHMFLQLVGQTVDTQKLRDIRKLLGFTIAGRTGTEEDSREALGVGIAAKIDEKGAEGTAFLRVAQRQPRQFRFFYSSADFVPQTGPDDSRPLEAGTWFEPRAFTAEEAADIDGLLAEPVERDAAPAPVPEAASVKIIDAVIGSLQATGAAPPRQLWLPPLGAPPAADDLVARLRGKPWDVDYGQNPGLVLPVALEDRPRQHRQDVCYLNMLESSALIVGAPRMGHTNAVMTMITAGALMYRPERVQFYCIAASGPQLAALNDLPHVAAVAALHDTEGVTRLLATVRGIVEERERLFATRGLDMEQVREAKFGPNPTDIGVSGGDVVLVIDGWGNFNDANQKWVDQVMSLMRAGNYGVRTIVTHTSYLSKINTQVKNLSTERIELRMTDERESELGRRDPTVNRGKEVPNKPGHGLSAAGFHIMIGEPVLANDPSGHIDARGVGAVVRRVAGVEKFAEVKRLPEMVPLSDVLARVNGGAQRDLVPFGLSESDLGPAYVDFAENPHAVVVGRAQSGRSAFLRTMMHSVMAHYSPDEATIVLIDPRRRHMGVVPEETWLSRYAYTLNDIKKAAGELKELFDKRTPPPGTSPSEMLKRQFWTGRKIFVFADDVTSWNSAQNPLMELADYVETADQLGMHIIAAADIKLWSFQASGNSMLGRLAGALQPTIILDGRREHGPIISGVYAEPQRQGKGIYVHPGGTTDGVLVAWTPEPVRSTPPRHSSPMGQS, from the coding sequence GTGACCACTCAACAGTTCAGGCGGCCCGGCCCGATTGCACGCCCGCCGGCGACGGCGGGCGGCAAGATCGCGATTGATCCGCCGATTCCGGCGCCGATCCCGCCGCCACGCAGCGTGTGGGGGATTGTGCTGCCGATCGTTCTGATTGTCGGTGTGATCGGGTTTATCGTCGCGATGTACATGTCCGGAATGCGAAGCTTCGCATCGGGTTTCGGCATTTTCGGGATCATGATGCTGATCGGCATGGCGGGCATGCTGTTCCGCGGCCGCGGAGCCGCGCAGAAGATGTCCTGGGGTGAGCTGCGGCAGTACCGGGCCAACTACTTCGCCCGCCAGGACGATGTGCGCGATGAGATCGAGGTGCAGCGCCGCGCCCAGTTCGACCATCGCGAGCATTTCCATTGGGACCCAGCCAAACTCGTGGCCGCGGTCGGAACCGAACGCATGTGGGAACGCTCACCGAGTTCGGATGAATTCGGCGAGGTCCGGGTCGGGGTCGGCAAGGTCAAGCTCGCCATGACGATCGAGAAGCCGAAGATTCCCGAGGCATCACAGATCGAACCGGCCACCGGTCACGCCCTGCGCAAGTTTCTGCTGGAGCAGGAATACATCGACGACATGGCCAAGGTGATTTGGCTGCAACGCTTCGCGGGCGTCTCGTTCATCGGGGATATGGACGAGGCACGCGCTCTGCTGCGGGCGATGGTGTGCCAGCTGGCGGCATTCCACAGCCCCGCCGACCTCCAGATTCTGGTGGTCAGCGACGCCCCGTCGGTGTGGGACTGGACGAAGTGGCTGCCACATATGCAGCATCACAGCAAGCGCGACGGCTGCGGTGAGCGCCGGCTGCTGTTTTCCTCCCCGGCTCAGCTGGAGGAGTTTTTCGACGAGGCGGAGCTTCCGCGTAGCGAGTGGACACCCCCGGCCAGCGGATTGCACGGCGCGGGGAACACCGTTCTGCCGTTCCGGGTGATCATCGACGACAACTGCGGAACCCCCGAGGACTGGGCCGGCCTGACTGGCAGCGCCGGGTATGCCGGCACCTGCTTTGTGCGCCTGGCGCCGTCGGTGCCGCCGCCCTCGCCGCATGATGCGTTCGGGACGAAGAGTTGGATCGGGTTTTCCCCGGAGACCACGTACCGCCTCGTGGGCGGTGCGCTGCGCAAGCGACTGCCCGCCGAGGACCTCACACCGTTTAGCGGTGTGCAGCACCCGTCCTCCGACGAGCTCGACGACGCCTTCTACGCCAAGGCCGACCAGCTGTCGATCACCGCGGCGGAGCGGTTCGCTCGGGCGATGGCCCGCTTCCGCGCCTCCGGCGGGGTCACCACGGTCACCGATTCCGGCCACCAGCAGCGCACGCTGCTCGACGCGGTGGGGGTGCGCGACCCCCGCAACCTCGACGTGGACCGCCTGTGGTCCCCGCGCCGCAGCCAGGGCCCGGAGTGGATGCGCTTCCCGGTCGGTCTTGATGAGAGCGGCCAGGTCGTCGACCTGGATCTCAAAGAGGGCAGCCAGCAGGGCATGGGCATGCATTCGCTGTTCATCGGCACGACCGGCGCGGGCAAGTCCGAGGGCATCATCACCGAGGTCGCCTCGATGGCGTTGACCCATTCGCCGGAGGTCGCCAATGTGGTGTTCTTCGATTTCAAGCTGAAATCAGCAGCCGGCGTGCTCGAACAGTTCCCGCATGTGGTGGCCAGTGTCAGCAACCTCGGCGATGAGCGCCACCTTGTCGGCCGCATGTATGAGGCGCTGGAAGGCGAGCTTGATCGTCGCGGCGCGCTGTGCAACGCCGCCGGCCCGGACGTGGTGGATCTGACGGTCTACAACCAGCGGCGGCTCACTGATCCCTCGCTGCCGCCGGTGCCGGTGCTGTGGGTCATCGCCGACGAGTATCAGGAGCTGCTCAGCGACCGTGACTGGGGCGATAAGTTCCGCAGCTTGTTCTGGCGGATCATGCGCCAGGGCCGCGCCTATCACATGTTTTTGCAGCTGGTCGGCCAGACCGTCGACACCCAGAAGCTGCGCGACATCCGCAAGCTGCTCGGGTTCACCATCGCCGGCCGTACCGGCACCGAGGAAGATTCCCGCGAGGCCCTCGGTGTGGGGATCGCCGCCAAGATCGACGAGAAAGGCGCGGAGGGAACTGCGTTCCTGCGGGTGGCGCAGCGCCAGCCACGCCAGTTCCGATTCTTCTACTCCTCGGCTGATTTCGTTCCGCAGACCGGGCCCGACGACAGCCGTCCACTGGAGGCCGGCACCTGGTTCGAGCCTCGTGCTTTCACGGCCGAAGAGGCCGCCGACATCGATGGCCTGCTGGCCGAGCCGGTGGAACGCGACGCTGCCCCGGCGCCGGTCCCGGAGGCCGCCAGCGTGAAGATCATCGACGCGGTGATTGGTTCCCTGCAGGCCACGGGGGCCGCCCCGCCACGCCAGCTGTGGCTGCCCCCACTGGGCGCTCCGCCGGCCGCCGATGATCTGGTGGCTCGACTGCGCGGCAAGCCGTGGGATGTCGACTACGGCCAGAACCCGGGCCTGGTGTTGCCGGTGGCGCTGGAGGATCGCCCACGTCAGCACCGCCAGGATGTCTGCTACCTGAACATGCTGGAGAGTAGCGCGCTCATCGTCGGCGCCCCCCGTATGGGCCATACCAACGCGGTCATGACCATGATCACCGCGGGTGCGTTGATGTACCGGCCGGAGCGGGTGCAGTTCTACTGCATTGCTGCCAGCGGCCCGCAATTGGCAGCGCTGAATGATCTTCCGCATGTGGCGGCGGTGGCGGCTTTGCACGACACCGAGGGCGTCACCCGCTTGTTGGCCACCGTGCGCGGCATCGTCGAGGAGCGTGAACGGCTTTTCGCCACCCGCGGCCTGGATATGGAGCAGGTGCGGGAGGCGAAGTTCGGCCCGAACCCGACCGATATCGGCGTCTCCGGCGGTGATGTGGTGCTGGTCATCGACGGCTGGGGCAACTTCAACGACGCCAACCAGAAATGGGTTGACCAGGTGATGTCGCTGATGCGCGCGGGCAACTACGGGGTGCGCACGATCGTCACCCACACCAGCTATCTGTCGAAGATCAACACCCAGGTCAAGAACCTGTCCACGGAGCGCATCGAGTTGCGGATGACCGATGAGCGGGAATCCGAGCTGGGCCGGCGCGACCCCACGGTCAACCGGGGCAAGGAGGTTCCGAATAAGCCAGGACACGGCCTTAGCGCCGCCGGGTTCCACATCATGATCGGCGAGCCGGTGCTGGCTAATGATCCGTCGGGCCACATCGACGCTCGCGGTGTCGGCGCAGTGGTGCGCCGGGTGGCCGGAGTGGAGAAATTCGCCGAGGTGAAGCGCCTGCCGGAGATGGTGCCGCTTTCTGATGTGTTGGCGCGGGTCAACGGCGGCGCGCAGCGCGACCTGGTTCCGTTCGGTCTGTCGGAGTCCGATCTGGGCCCGGCCTACGTCGACTTCGCCGAGAACCCCCACGCGGTGGTCGTGGGCCGCGCGCAATCGGGACGCTCGGCGTTCCTGCGCACGATGATGCACAGCGTCATGGCCCACTACAGTCCCGATGAGGCCACCATTGTGTTGATTGATCCGCGCCGCCGCCACATGGGCGTGGTGCCGGAGGAGACGTGGCTGTCGCGCTACGCCTACACCCTCAACGACATCAAGAAGGCTGCGGGGGAGTTGAAGGAGCTGTTCGACAAGCGCACCCCGCCGCCGGGCACCAGTCCCTCGGAGATGCTGAAACGCCAGTTCTGGACCGGCCGCAAGATCTTCGTGTTCGCCGATGACGTCACGTCGTGGAACTCGGCGCAGAATCCGCTGATGGAGTTGGCCGACTACGTGGAAACGGCCGACCAGCTGGGCATGCACATCATCGCGGCGGCCGATATCAAGCTGTGGAGTTTTCAGGCGTCGGGCAACAGCATGCTCGGCCGACTGGCCGGCGCCCTGCAACCGACGATCATTCTGGACGGCCGCCGAGAACACGGCCCGATCATCAGCGGTGTCTACGCCGAACCTCAGCGTCAAGGTAAGGGCATCTACGTGCATCCTGGCGGCACCACCGATGGTGTGCTGGTGGCCTGGACACCCGAACCGGTGCGCTCGACACCTCCTCGGCATTCCTCCCCGATGGGCCAGAGCTAA
- a CDS encoding PE domain-containing protein: MSVPIIGVEPALVGMLSAAESAGAATMAAGTSGAAPVMTTVLPPGSDPASMAVAAALNARGAAAVAALTQLTMTRAMFAGNVGVNGTSYAAMDVLQQSALAI; this comes from the coding sequence ATGTCCGTTCCAATCATTGGTGTCGAGCCGGCGCTTGTCGGAATGCTGTCGGCTGCCGAGAGCGCGGGCGCGGCGACCATGGCCGCCGGGACGTCCGGGGCTGCCCCGGTGATGACGACGGTGCTGCCCCCGGGTAGCGATCCAGCGTCGATGGCGGTGGCGGCGGCGCTCAACGCGCGCGGCGCGGCAGCGGTCGCCGCGCTGACGCAGCTGACGATGACGCGGGCCATGTTCGCCGGCAACGTCGGGGTCAACGGCACCAGCTACGCAGCCATGGATGTGCTGCAGCAGAGCGCTCTGGCGATCTAG
- a CDS encoding PPE domain-containing protein — protein sequence MPGFGDSALNPPQVNYYQLVTGDEAATAAAAAAAHQATAAMLTAEIATMTTSTTSTAAVGWQGAGGAAMTMTAQAFAGILGMAVAWFEEAVVQATAIVDAYHLAKTTMVPGPVSDQNLVDTEALVATNFIGQNSPAIAALVAEYERQWIQNATIMSSYQGVVTAALGVLATPPPFAPMAPNPAAALAALGNAGAQAGVQGALQASSQSMQQASTAAVPAAEAVSAPADAMSAMGGPMGMMGQLSSVTGMMGQAPQMLGQAPQMLSQFMQMPMGMLGPLSSSMGGLGGAPGAASAAPLTGTPVATPGLASALSGGGGGGGGIGAGGSGVVPTSSYTRPVGSFSTPNAPKLPGGFGGAIEPVATGPSPSGGAGTGGLYGAPASAMGRDGGAATEQRQGRTMQVTLARSAADRGDR from the coding sequence ATGCCAGGCTTCGGGGATTCGGCGCTCAATCCGCCGCAGGTGAACTACTACCAGTTGGTCACCGGCGATGAGGCGGCGACCGCGGCGGCAGCCGCAGCGGCTCATCAGGCGACCGCGGCGATGCTGACCGCCGAGATTGCCACCATGACCACCAGTACGACCAGCACGGCCGCGGTCGGCTGGCAGGGCGCCGGTGGTGCGGCGATGACGATGACCGCTCAAGCGTTCGCGGGAATCTTGGGCATGGCGGTGGCCTGGTTTGAGGAAGCTGTCGTGCAGGCGACGGCCATCGTGGATGCCTATCACCTGGCCAAAACCACCATGGTGCCTGGACCGGTGTCGGATCAGAACCTCGTCGACACTGAGGCGCTGGTCGCCACGAATTTCATCGGGCAGAACAGTCCGGCGATCGCGGCCCTGGTCGCCGAGTATGAGCGGCAGTGGATTCAGAACGCCACGATCATGTCGAGTTATCAAGGTGTGGTCACCGCGGCGCTGGGCGTGCTGGCGACGCCGCCGCCGTTCGCACCGATGGCACCCAATCCGGCCGCAGCATTGGCCGCCCTGGGCAACGCCGGGGCACAAGCCGGTGTGCAGGGCGCATTGCAGGCCAGCTCACAAAGCATGCAGCAGGCCAGCACCGCGGCCGTGCCGGCCGCTGAAGCGGTCTCGGCACCCGCCGATGCAATGTCGGCGATGGGCGGGCCGATGGGGATGATGGGGCAGCTCTCGTCGGTCACCGGCATGATGGGCCAGGCTCCGCAGATGCTGGGCCAGGCCCCGCAGATGCTCAGCCAGTTCATGCAGATGCCCATGGGCATGCTCGGCCCGCTGTCGTCGAGCATGGGCGGTCTCGGTGGCGCCCCGGGGGCCGCGTCAGCGGCTCCGCTGACCGGTACACCGGTGGCGACGCCGGGGTTGGCCAGTGCGCTCAGCGGCGGCGGCGGTGGTGGCGGCGGCATCGGTGCCGGCGGCAGCGGGGTCGTTCCCACCAGTTCCTACACCCGCCCGGTGGGGAGTTTCAGCACCCCGAATGCCCCCAAACTGCCCGGCGGATTCGGAGGTGCCATCGAACCGGTTGCCACCGGACCGAGCCCGTCAGGGGGTGCAGGCACTGGTGGTCTGTACGGCGCTCCGGCCTCGGCGATGGGGCGCGACGGCGGGGCAGCGACCGAGCAGCGGCAGGGACGCACGATGCAGGTCACGCTTGCCCGATCGGCTGCTGACAGGGGGGACAGGTAA
- a CDS encoding WXG100 family type VII secretion target — protein MIKVNPGAIVDYNAALGTFSGELDNIASEAQNLLGGIAEYFTTDQASVTYAQAQQMIIDATNEGKEVIHRHGQAADQAGVDFVSQDGASAQTFMV, from the coding sequence ATGATCAAGGTCAATCCCGGCGCGATCGTCGATTACAACGCCGCCCTGGGAACGTTCAGCGGCGAGCTGGACAACATCGCCTCCGAGGCGCAGAACCTGCTCGGCGGCATCGCCGAGTACTTCACCACCGATCAGGCGTCGGTCACCTACGCCCAGGCGCAGCAGATGATCATCGACGCCACCAACGAGGGCAAGGAAGTCATCCACCGCCACGGCCAGGCCGCCGACCAGGCTGGTGTGGACTTCGTGTCCCAGGACGGGGCCTCTGCCCAGACGTTCATGGTCTAG